The genomic region CTGCCCTTGGCTTTTTTAGTTCATGTCCTCCATTGACCCGGTGATTAAATAAACTACTTCTTCGCCGATATTGGTGGCATAATCGGCAATCCGCTCCAGATAACGGCAAACCAATAACAGGTGTGAAGCCTGTTCAATACAACGGGGTTCATTCTTCATGAACACAATTAATTCTTCAAAGACTTCATGAAAATAATAGTCTACATCATCATCATACCCGCACATCCGGCGGGCCTTGGTCACGTCGGATTGGACATAGGCATCCAGGCCCTCTTTCACCATCTGCTGCGCCAAACGGGCCATTTCATTAATTTTCACCAGGGGTTTGATTAATTTTTCTCCGGCTAATCTTAAAGTTATCTTGGCAATGTCCACCGCAAAATCGGCCATGCGTTCCAGGCTAATAATAATTTTTAACCCCGTAATGGCCACCCTGAGATCCCTGGCTATTGGTTGCTGGGTGGCAATAATTTTAATGATGGTATGCTCAATATCATTTAAAAACTCATCTATGGCATCATCACTATCAATTACCTTTTGCGCCAGAACAGTGTCTTGCCTGGTTAAAGATTCAACCGCATCATAAATAGCCCTTTCCACCAGACTGGCCATTCTTAAAATATGTTGTTGTAAATCCATTAGCTGAAGGTCAAAGGACTGACGTGTTGACATAATTCTGCCTCCTCAGCGGTCTAACCAAAGCGACCGGTGATATAATCTTCTGTACGTTTATCTTTGGGCATGGTAAAAATACCTTCCGTATCCCCCACTTCTACCAATTCACCATTCAGGAAAAAGGCGGTGGTATTCGAAACCCTGGCTGCCTGCTGCATGTTATGGGTAACGATGACAATGGTGTAGCGGTCCTTCAGTTCCCTGATTAATTCCTCAACCTTTACTGTTGAGATGGGGTCAAGGGCGGAGGTTGGTTCATCCATCAGTAAAACTTCCGGTTCCACTGCCAGCAGCCGGGCTATACATAAACGCTGCTGCTGACCACCGGAAAGACCCAGGGCGCTGCGGTGCAGGCGGTCTTTAATTTCATCCCACAGGGCTGCCGATTTGAGGCTTTTTTCCACAATTTGATCAAGTTGTTTCTTATCCTTTAAGCCGTGAATACGGGGACCGTAGGCGATGTTATCATATATGGACATGGGAAAGGGATTGGGGCGTTGAAAGACCATCCCCACTCTTTTTCTTAAAGCCACCACATCTTCCTCCGGTCGGTAGATGTCCTGTCCGTCCAGTAATATTTTACCTTCCACCCGCACCCCGTCAATTAAATCGTTCATGCGGTTTAAGGTACGCAAAAAGGTGGATTTTCCACAACCGGAAGGACCGATCAGGGCAGTGATTTGATTCTTTTTAATGGTAATGTTTATATCTTTAAGTGCCTGCATTTGTCCGTAGTATAAATTTAAGTTTTGTACTTCAATCTTGGCCATGTTCATGCCAGCACCCCTTTGATTTTTTTACATTGGTAAGGCTTTACTGAGCGGTTAGCTTTTTATGAATCCGGCGGCCTAACCATCGGGCAGTGATGTTAAATAACAGTACCACCAAGACTAATATGGCGGCGGAGCCATCGGCTACCCTGCGGACATCCGGAATCAGGCTTTCTGAGTTCACCTTCCAGATGTGCACCGCCAGTGTTTCCGCCGGACGGAAGGGGTTCCAGGGAGAAGCCGGGCTTAGGATATCCCACTGGTTAAAATTAAGCGGGGGGCTACTCATGCCGGCGGTAAATAACAGAGCGGCTGCTTCGCCAAATACCCGTCCGGCAGTGATGATGGTACCGGTCAGGATGCTTAGGAAGGCGGAGGGAATAACCACCTTCCAAACTGTTTGCCAGCGGGTGGCCCCCAGGGCCAGACTACCCTCCCTTAGTTCCACCGGTACATTGCGAATAGCCTCTTCGGAAATACGCACCATCAGGGGTAGATTGATGACAGTCAAGGCCAGTGCCCCGGACATTAAGGAATAACCCCAGCCGGTTAAATTAACAAAGATTAACAGACCAAACAAACCAACGACAATGGATGGCAGGGAAGTAAGGGTTTCTATACTTAGCCTGATGCTTTCGGTTACCTTGCCTGGTTTAGCGAATTCGGCCAGGTAAATACCGGCCAACAGGCCCACGGGAACAGTAATCAACATGGTTAAAAACAGCAAGTAAAATGAGTTAAAAATTTGCGGTCCTACCCCGCCACCGGGAGATAAGTTCTGCGGCGGGCTGGTGATAAAGGACCAATCGATGGAGCTGGCACCATGGTAGAGAATATAACCGATTAAACCGACTAGGATGATAACCACCAAACCAGCCCCGGCGTAAAAGAAAGCGGTAGCTAATTTATCAGCAGTTTGCGCCCTCACTTAACAGCACCTCTTTTAACCACCATTTTAATCAACAAAATAAAAAAGAAGGACATCAGCAGCAAAACCAAAGCCATGGACCACAGGGTATTATTCCACAGAGAACCGGCGGCGGTGTAGCCCATATCCATGGTGATGCCGCTGGTTAGAGTGATGGTGGGGTCCAATAAGGAATGGGCGATTTTTCTGGTATTACCGATAACCATTTGTACTGCCAGGGCTTCCCCGAAGGCCCGGGCCAAACCCAAAATGATACCCGTAATCAACCCGGTTCTAGCGGCCGGAAGCAGTACCAGGCGGATGGTTTGCCACCTGGTGGAGCCCAGGGCATAGGCCGCTTCTTTTAAATGGCCGGGTAATGACCGCAGGCTGTCTACGCTGACACTGACAATGGTGGGAATCACCATCACCGACAACACCAGTACCCCGGCCAAAAGACTAAATCCTAAGCCGCCCAAATGTTCCCGGATAAAGGGTACCAGTACACTTAAACCGATATAACCGTATACCACCGAAGGAATACCGGACAAAAGTTCAATAGTTGGCTGTAAAATCCGCTGCCCCCAACCTGGAGCAATTTCCACCATAAATACCGCGGTGATTAAGCTTAAAGGAGCACTAATCAAAACAGCCAGCAAAGAAGTGGCCACAGAACCGAAAATAAAGGTCAAGGCACCTACCTTGGGGCCGCCTTCAGCCGCTCCCCGGTCCGGAAACCACTCGGTGCTAAAAAGAAATTCACCCAGGCTTACTTTGTTTACCAAAAAGGTGGACAGCCCTTTGGAGCTGATAAAGACTACAATGCTTAGGGTTAAAATGATTACAGTTAAGGCGCATAAGAATGACAGATTACGGCCAAATAGATCACTTTTTCTTTTAAATTTTTTAGCCGCCCGCCATACCCCAACTGATTCCGCCGTCCGTTCCATAATTTACCCCCCCGTTCATAATTTAAGCGGCCCGTTAAAGATGCCGCTGGGTAATTTTTCGCGAATTAATTGTCCGCTTGTTTTATTTACAAGTTAATAGTAACTGCGGTTTGTTAAGGACCCATTAATCAATTGTAAAGACTTAAATAAAAACATATTAAGTTTTGGTTAACTTCTTAGCAAAATTTATCATTGGCCACAAAATTTTAAGTTTTTTCCCTGCAAATTACTAGCAAAAAACAGTTTAATCAGGGGAGACTACTAAACTGAAAAAATGACAAGCGGGTGAGTACTTTCAGGAATTAAACCAACCCAACGACAAATACCGGGCCGGAGCCATCAGGGAGTTGGCACCGGGGGATCTGATCGGTTATGAGGAAAAGGGCCGGATACAGCATTTTGCCATTATCACCGGCTTTGATAGTAAAGGTTACCCGTTGGTGAATGCCCACACTACCGACAGGTTTCACTGCCCCTGGGATATGGGGTGGGATAAGAAAACCGTTTTTCATTTATATAAAATGAAGGATTAAGCAAAACCGGCAACTAAAAGGTTGCCGGTTAGTAAATTCCTTTACTGTTAAAGTTGAACAAAAGCGGTAATAAAATTAAAATGTTAGTAATGAATAACATCAGATTGACGTATTTATGGTTAAACATAGGCTGATTTTCATGGAAAAAGTCCCAATGGATTAACAAGGTGTTTTTAGATATTTTAGGTTGGTTATTGCTAACTAACTATTTGGAGGATGCACATGAGTAACATCTTAAATGTAGGATTGGATATTGGCTCTACGACA from Desulfotomaculum nigrificans DSM 574 harbors:
- the phoU gene encoding phosphate signaling complex protein PhoU, with translation MSTRQSFDLQLMDLQQHILRMASLVERAIYDAVESLTRQDTVLAQKVIDSDDAIDEFLNDIEHTIIKIIATQQPIARDLRVAITGLKIIISLERMADFAVDIAKITLRLAGEKLIKPLVKINEMARLAQQMVKEGLDAYVQSDVTKARRMCGYDDDVDYYFHEVFEELIVFMKNEPRCIEQASHLLLVCRYLERIADYATNIGEEVVYLITGSMEDMN
- the pstB gene encoding phosphate ABC transporter ATP-binding protein PstB, producing MNMAKIEVQNLNLYYGQMQALKDINITIKKNQITALIGPSGCGKSTFLRTLNRMNDLIDGVRVEGKILLDGQDIYRPEEDVVALRKRVGMVFQRPNPFPMSIYDNIAYGPRIHGLKDKKQLDQIVEKSLKSAALWDEIKDRLHRSALGLSGGQQQRLCIARLLAVEPEVLLMDEPTSALDPISTVKVEELIRELKDRYTIVIVTHNMQQAARVSNTTAFFLNGELVEVGDTEGIFTMPKDKRTEDYITGRFG
- the pstA gene encoding phosphate ABC transporter permease PstA, translating into MRAQTADKLATAFFYAGAGLVVIILVGLIGYILYHGASSIDWSFITSPPQNLSPGGGVGPQIFNSFYLLFLTMLITVPVGLLAGIYLAEFAKPGKVTESIRLSIETLTSLPSIVVGLFGLLIFVNLTGWGYSLMSGALALTVINLPLMVRISEEAIRNVPVELREGSLALGATRWQTVWKVVIPSAFLSILTGTIITAGRVFGEAAALLFTAGMSSPPLNFNQWDILSPASPWNPFRPAETLAVHIWKVNSESLIPDVRRVADGSAAILVLVVLLFNITARWLGRRIHKKLTAQ
- the pstC gene encoding phosphate ABC transporter permease subunit PstC; translation: MERTAESVGVWRAAKKFKRKSDLFGRNLSFLCALTVIILTLSIVVFISSKGLSTFLVNKVSLGEFLFSTEWFPDRGAAEGGPKVGALTFIFGSVATSLLAVLISAPLSLITAVFMVEIAPGWGQRILQPTIELLSGIPSVVYGYIGLSVLVPFIREHLGGLGFSLLAGVLVLSVMVIPTIVSVSVDSLRSLPGHLKEAAYALGSTRWQTIRLVLLPAARTGLITGIILGLARAFGEALAVQMVIGNTRKIAHSLLDPTITLTSGITMDMGYTAAGSLWNNTLWSMALVLLLMSFFFILLIKMVVKRGAVK